A genomic region of Metopolophium dirhodum isolate CAU chromosome 1, ASM1992520v1, whole genome shotgun sequence contains the following coding sequences:
- the LOC132936379 gene encoding tigger transposable element-derived protein 6-like, producing the protein MSSKLKCLSISDKKKIIEEIESGKKKKEVVDSFKIPFSSLSTILKQKEVILNTTDAQSSRKKKRLCEFPRIEQCLFTWFNQVRQQNIPVSGILIKEKAKSYAKMFGISDFNACDGWLSNFKKPHNLVFKKICGESASVDEDICNDWQMKLQDLLCEYDPKNVFNADETGLFFKCLPVRTLTFKNEKCHGGKLSKERVTLLFAEIVSEFLACLDNNDSPKVTVLTAIIISHKDWNNVTTQTIRNCFRKCGFVKTIDNEEEEFPITLEVDTQHNTLSTVLNNQLTFEDYVAIDDDLAVCGSLTDDEIFVSFNNEEGYDEENDEEESPEDPIVNSKEAKLGLRAVLSYLQRHDIDDNVFSSILNLDNTIDKIRKAGRASTCSTAAQDVTSPLRSVNVEL; encoded by the exons ATGAGTTCAAAACTAAAGTGTTTGTCAATTTCggacaagaaaaaaattattgaagaaatCGAGAgtggtaaaaagaaaaaagaagtCGTAGATAGTTTTAAAATTCCTTTTTCGTCACTTTCTACAATTTTGAAACAGAAAGAAGTAATTCTTAATACAACTGACGCACAAAGTAGCCGGAAAAAGAAACGACTATGTGAGTTTCCCCGTATAGAACAATGTTTATTCACTTGGTTCAATCAAGTTAGGCAGCAAAATATTCCCGTGAGTGGTATTTTAATCAAAGAAAAAGCTAAAAGTTATGCTAAAATGTTTGGAATCTCTGATTTTAATGCTTGTGACGGTTGgttatctaattttaaaaagccACATAACTtggtgttcaaaaaaatttgtgGAGAAAGTGCAAGTGTCGATGAAGATATCTGTAACGACTGGCAGATGAAACTTCAAGACTTATTATGTGAGTACGATCCGAAAAATGTGTTCAATGCTGACGAGACAGGactgttttttaaatgtttacctgTCCGAACACTAacgtttaaaaatgaaaaatgccATGGAGGGAAACTTAGTAAGGAGCGAGTCACTTTACTTTTTGCG GAAATTGTATCTGAATTTTTGGCTTGCTTGGATAATAATGATTCTCCGAAAGTAACCGTTTTGACTGCTATAATAATCAGCCACAAAGATTGGAACAATGTGACTACACAAACAATTCGAAACTGCTTTAGAAAATGTGGATTTGTGAAAACTATTGATAATGAAGAAGAAGAATTCCCTATCACTTTAGAAGTTGACACTCAACATAACACATTATCGACTGTTCTAAACAATCAATTGACGTTTGAAGATTATGTTGCTATCGACGATGATTTGGCTGTCTGTGGGTCTCTTACAGACGATGAGATTTTTGTCAGTTTTAATAACGAAGAAGGTTATGACGAAGAAAATGACGAAGAAGAATCTCCTGAAGACCCCATCGTAAACTCGAAGGAAGCCAAATTAGGTCTTCGCGCCGTCTTAAGTTACTTACAGAGACATGATATTGACGACAATGTGTTTTCTAGCATTTTAAATCTGGACAATACTATTGATAAG attagaAAGGCCGGACGAGCCAGTACGTGTAGCACGGCCGCCCAAGATGTCACCAGTCCGTTACGTAGTGTTAACGTAGAACTATAA
- the LOC132936465 gene encoding uncharacterized protein LOC132936465: MNPGIYHHFGLASGIKKYAPENLLELKIAVGIDGLPLSKSSGNQFWPILAYIITQCSTKKVFPIGIYYGQSKPEDSNEFLSEFVTEAEDLITNGIRINNVIKKISISFICCDSPAKAFVLRVKTHSGFHSCTRCFINGDYQKNRVCFPYSNRKFPLRDHSSVINMVDEDYHTSELPSVLTKLNDFDLVKSLPLDYMHLVCLGITKKLLLLWKSGPLKTRLPSKDIKKRVEVSLKLDAGKLLSYDFFYFIQGQLF, encoded by the exons ATGAATCCTGGGATTTATCACCATTTTGGTTTAGCCTcgggtattaaaaaatatgcaccAGAAAACTTATTAGAGTTGAAAATCGCTGTTGGAATCGATGGTTTGCCCTTGAGTAAAAGTAGTGGAAATCAGTTTTGGCCAATATTGgcctatattattacacaatgtTCAACCAAAAAAGTTTTTCCGATAGGAATTTACTATGGCCAAAGTAAACCAGAAGACAGCAATGAATTTCTTTCTGAATTTGTCACAGAAGCTGAAGATTTGATAACAAATGGAAttagaataaataatgttattaaaaaaatatctataagttTCATTTGTTGTGATTCTCCAGCTAAAGCATTTGTTTTACGTGTTAAAACCCATTCAGGATTTCATTCATGTACCCGTTGTTTCATTAATGGTGATTATCAAAAAAACAGAGTTTGTTTTCCATACTCTAACAGGAAATTTCCCTTAAGGGATCATAGTTCAGTTATAAATATGGTGGATGAAGATTATCATACATCAGAATTACCTtcagttttaacaaaattaaatgattttgatttaGTAAAATCATTACCACTTGATTATATGCATTTAGTCTGTTTGGGAATAACAAAAAAGTTATTGTTGCTTTGGAAATCTGGGCCTTTAAAAACACGTTTACCCTCTAAAGATATTAAAA AAAGAGTAGAAGTCTCCTTGAAGTTGGACGCTGGAAAGCTGTTGAGCtacgattttttttactttattcagGGCCAGttgttttaa